The nucleotide sequence ACGCTTTGGCTCTTCAACGCCATGTTCGGCATTGGCTTCATCCTCGGACCGGTTCTAGGCGGTACCCTCGGCGATTACGGGCTGCGGCTACCGTTCATCGCTGCTGCGGTACTCAATGCGGGCAACGTGCTGCTGGCGCTGTTCCTGTTGCCGGAATCCCACACGCCCAGCCGCGAGAAGATCGACCTAGCCACACTCGATCCGCTGCGTCCCTTGCGCATGGCGTTCGCGATGAAGCCGCTGATGCCCGTGGTTGCCGTCTTTTTCATCCTGAGCGCGACCGGCGAGGTGTACGGCACCTGCTGGGCATTGTGGGGCAATGACGTGTTCCAGTGGAACGGCCGATGGATCGGTCTTTCGCTGGGCACCTTCGGCGTATGCCAGACGTTGGCGCAAGCGTTCCTACCGGGCCGGGCCGTACAACGGCTGGGAGAGCGCGGCGCCGTGCTGGTCGGCATCGCCGGTGCGTGTGCCGCACTGATGGTCATGGCCTGCACCACGCAGGGCTGGGTGGTGTTCGCCATTATGCCGGTCGTCGCGCTCGCGGGTCTGGGCACGCCTGCCTTGCAATCGCTTGCAAGCCGCCTCGTCGACGAAAGCCAACAAGGCCAGTTTCAAGGCGTGCTGGCGTCCGTAATGAGCCTGGCGTCCATCGCCGGGCCGCTGGTGTTTTCGAGCGTCTATTTCCTCGTTCGAGAGCGGTGGCCGGGGGCCATCTGGCTGGCGGCCTTGATCGTCAACGCGATGGTCGTGCCGCTCGTATTCGGCTTGCGATTCAGTGCCGCGAGGAATCCTGCCGCAAATCAGTCAGATGCCCGCGATCGCGGCATCTGAGCGCCGTGCACGCGCAAGGCTACAGTTCGCTCA is from Bordetella bronchialis and encodes:
- a CDS encoding MFS transporter codes for the protein MFGIGFILGPVLGGTLGDYGLRLPFIAAAVLNAGNVLLALFLLPESHTPSREKIDLATLDPLRPLRMAFAMKPLMPVVAVFFILSATGEVYGTCWALWGNDVFQWNGRWIGLSLGTFGVCQTLAQAFLPGRAVQRLGERGAVLVGIAGACAALMVMACTTQGWVVFAIMPVVALAGLGTPALQSLASRLVDESQQGQFQGVLASVMSLASIAGPLVFSSVYFLVRERWPGAIWLAALIVNAMVVPLVFGLRFSAARNPAANQSDARDRGI